In the genome of Lathyrus oleraceus cultivar Zhongwan6 chromosome 4, CAAS_Psat_ZW6_1.0, whole genome shotgun sequence, the window TTTCTACCACTATGTTAATAGGGAAATTAGAATTTTTTCGATATAGAACACTCATGTCGATAAAATGACTTGAATTCTCTTTATGATGAAAAATAGGAAAAAAGGTGTTTTGTTTAACGCCTCCGTTTCTACTTTTCTACAATGCGGAATTGGTGACCTACGTATAAATTAATAAGAATTCTTTAGATTTCAAGAAAAAAAACAACTTTGCTGACAATTATTTGTTTGGTCAGAAGAGTCCTCCCAATATTTGGGTCTTGTATTGATaatcatttttaatatttttagAAATAGAGAAAAGAGGATAGGCTCATTCCATAATAAATATGGGGAAATTTCATATAAGGAATTGAGTGTGAGAGCCAAATGAATTGAAAGATTCATGTTTGGTTCGGGAAGAGATCATAGACATTttgaaatgaatggaaagagaatCTACTTTCATTAAGTGATTTATTAGATAATCAAAAACAGAGAATCTTGAGAACTATTCATAATTCAGAAGAACTCCGGGAAACAGCCATTGAACAGCTGGAAAAAGCCCGGGCCCGTTTAAGGAAAGTAGAATTGGAAGCAGATCGGTTTCGAGTGAATGGTTATGCCGAGATAGAATGAGAAAAAttgaatttaattaattcaatttaTACAAGTTTGGAACAATTcgaaaatgaaaaaaataaaacCATTCATTTTGAACAACAAAGGGCGATTAATCAAGTCCAACAAAGTGTTTTACAACTAGCATTACAAGGAGCTCTGGGAACTCTTAATAGTTGCTTAAACAACGAGTTACATTTACGTACGATCGGTGCTACTATAGGTATGTTTGGGTCGATGAAAGCAAAAAATAACTGATTAGTTGTTCTACTATAGAACTGATTAGTTGTTCTACTATAATAGAGAGTATAGGGAAGACTTATTTTTGTTTTTCTTCGAAACAAATTTAGAAATATTCATGGTAACCAGTCGTGCAGATGAAATTAGTCAAATTATCCGTAAACGTATTGAGCAATATAATACCGAAGTAAAAAATTGTAAATACAGGTATCGTACTTCAAGTAGGCGATGGCATTGCTCGTATTTATGGTCTTGATGACGTAATGGCAGGTAAATTAGTAGAATTTAAAGAGGGTACCGTAGGCATTACTTTGAATTTggaataaaaaaatattggtGTTGTATTAATGGGTGATGGTTTGATGATACAAGAGGGAAGTTTCGTAAAAGCAACAGGAAGAATTGCTCAGATACCAGTAAGTGAGGGTTATTTGGGTCGTGTTGTAAATGCCCTAGCTAAACCTATTGACGGTCGAGGAGAAATTTCAACTTCGGAATCTCGGTTAATTGAATCTCCCGCTCCCGGTATTATTTCCAGACGTTCCGTGTATGAGCCTCTTCAAACAGGACTTATTGTTATTGATTCTATGATCCCTATAGGGCGTGGCCAGCGAGAATTGATTATTGGGGACAGACAAGTAGGTAAAACAGCAGTAGCTACAAATACGATTCTCAATCAACAGAGACAAAGTGTAATATGTGTTTATGTAGCTATTGGTCAAAAAGCATCTTCTGTGGCTCAAGTAGTAACTACTTTACAAGAAAGAGGAGCAATGGAATACACTATTATAGTGGCTGAAACAGCAAATTCCCCATCTACATTACAATACCTCGCGCCTTATACAGGAGCAGCTCTGGCTGAATATTTTATGTACCGTGAACGTCACACTTTAATTATTTATGATGATCCCTCCAAACACGCACAGGCTTATCGCCAAATGTCTCTTCTATTATGAAGACCACCAGGTCGCGAAGCTTATCCCGGAGATGTTTTTTATTTACATTCGCGTCTTTTGGAAAGAGCCGCTAAATTAAGTTCTCAGTTAGGTGAAGGAAGTATGACTGCTTTACCAATAGTTGAGACCCAATCCGGAGATGTTTCAGCTTATTTTCCTACTAATGTCATAAAAAAAAGACTATGCCTACGCCAATATGAAGTAAAAAAAGCATGGCACTCTGAGTTCGAtatgcaaaaatattttttttttcaaaacaattcgaTTATATATCAAAAGAGTAGTAGGAAAAAGGGGTATTTAGGATTTTATCTGATCTATTAGAGCCTCTATTTAGTGTCACGATTTTTTTTACTTATTTGAAAAAAAAACTTCGGGATTGTTGAATAAAAAACTAGACGAAATAAGAGAGCAACAGAATCATCATAGtctttaaaattttaaaaatattctcAAAAAAAGAAAGCTGGTTATTGGATTCTTTCCTGATCTGGGTCTGATCGACCCggtatattttttttatttcttcaATGAAAGGTAAAA includes:
- the LOC127075428 gene encoding ATP synthase subunit alpha, chloroplastic, whose amino-acid sequence is MGDGLMIQEGSFVKATGRIAQIPVSEGYLGRVVNALAKPIDGRGEISTSESRLIESPAPGIISRRSVYEPLQTGLIVIDSMIPIGRGQRELIIGDRQVGKTAVATNTILNQQRQSVICVYVAIGQKASSVAQVVTTLQERGAMEYTIIVAETANSPSTLQYLAPYTGAALAEYFMYRERHTLIIYDDPSKHAQAYRQMSLLL